In a single window of the Anaerocolumna cellulosilytica genome:
- the gatC gene encoding Asp-tRNA(Asn)/Glu-tRNA(Gln) amidotransferase subunit GatC: MEITDSTIDYVAALAKLELSSEEKEKAKKDLGSILDYMATMNELDTDGIEPMSHVFPIRNVFREDVVTNQNNREALLQNAPEKKDGCFKVPKTVE, from the coding sequence ATGGAAATTACAGACAGTACAATAGATTATGTAGCAGCACTGGCTAAACTTGAGCTAAGCAGTGAAGAAAAGGAAAAGGCAAAAAAAGACTTGGGCAGCATATTGGATTATATGGCTACCATGAATGAGTTGGATACGGATGGTATAGAACCGATGTCCCATGTATTCCCCATCCGTAATGTATTTAGAGAAGATGTTGTGACTAACCAAAATAATCGTGAGGCATTACTACAGAATGCACCGGAAAAAAAGGACGGTTGTTTTAAGGTGCCTAAAACGGTGGAATAA
- the aspS gene encoding aspartate--tRNA(Asn) ligase, with translation MDFIKGLSQKETVEISDILKGEYSGRKVTLKGAVHTIRDMSEFSFVVLRKQDGLVQCVYEEGTVQGFDIKSLREGSTVEVKGTVNTEERAPNGFEIRLTCIKVLSEPAKDSTMPLAISKWKLNTSLETKLSLRPISLRNVRERAIFKIQEGIVRAFRDFMFSKNFTEVRTPKIVAGNAEGGANVFKLEYFGKKAFLAQSPQFYKQTMVGVYDRVFEAAPVFRAEKHNTTRHINEYTSLDFEMGYIDSFEDIMEMEAAMLHYTFQFLSEEYAKEIKLLGITLPDVTKFPTVRFDEAKQLVSEKYNRKIKNPYDLEPEEEILIGKYFKEEHNSDFVFVTHYPSKKRPFYAMDDPKNSKFTLSFDLLFKGMEVTTGGQRIHSYEELVAKMIARGMDVADFMNYLMIFKHGMPPHGGLGIGLERLTMKLLDEQNVRETTLFPRDVSRLEP, from the coding sequence ATGGATTTTATTAAAGGATTAAGCCAAAAAGAAACCGTAGAAATCAGCGATATTTTAAAAGGTGAATACAGTGGCAGGAAGGTTACCTTAAAAGGTGCTGTCCATACCATTCGTGATATGAGTGAATTTTCTTTTGTAGTGTTGAGAAAACAGGATGGACTGGTGCAATGTGTATATGAGGAGGGAACAGTGCAGGGTTTTGATATCAAAAGCCTTAGAGAAGGTTCTACTGTTGAAGTAAAAGGAACTGTTAATACAGAGGAGCGTGCTCCTAACGGTTTTGAAATCCGCTTAACCTGTATTAAAGTATTGTCAGAACCTGCAAAAGATTCTACTATGCCCCTAGCTATCAGCAAATGGAAGTTAAACACTTCGTTGGAGACAAAACTTTCTCTTCGCCCGATATCTTTAAGAAATGTAAGGGAGCGTGCCATCTTTAAAATCCAAGAAGGTATTGTTAGAGCTTTTCGTGATTTTATGTTCTCCAAGAATTTTACAGAGGTTAGAACACCTAAAATCGTAGCTGGCAATGCAGAAGGTGGTGCAAATGTATTTAAACTTGAGTACTTTGGTAAAAAGGCATTCTTAGCTCAAAGCCCCCAGTTTTATAAACAAACAATGGTTGGGGTATATGATAGAGTATTTGAAGCGGCTCCTGTCTTCCGTGCAGAAAAGCATAACACTACAAGACATATAAATGAATATACCAGCCTTGATTTTGAAATGGGTTATATTGATAGTTTTGAAGATATTATGGAAATGGAAGCTGCTATGTTACATTATACGTTTCAATTCTTATCCGAAGAATATGCAAAAGAAATCAAGTTGTTAGGAATTACTCTTCCGGATGTAACAAAATTTCCGACGGTACGCTTTGATGAAGCAAAACAATTGGTTTCAGAAAAATATAACCGTAAAATTAAGAATCCATATGATTTGGAACCGGAAGAAGAAATATTAATTGGTAAATACTTTAAAGAAGAACATAATAGTGATTTTGTATTTGTTACTCACTATCCTTCTAAAAAACGTCCGTTTTATGCAATGGATGACCCAAAAAATTCAAAATTCACCTTAAGCTTTGACCTCTTGTTTAAAGGCATGGAGGTAACCACCGGAGGACAGAGAATTCATTCTTATGAAGAGCTGGTAGCGAAAATGATTGCTAGAGGAATGGATGTTGCAGACTTTATGAACTATCTTATGATATTTAAACATGGCATGCCGCCTCACGGTGGACTGGGAATTGGACTGGAACGTCTTACTATGAAGCTATTAGATGAACAGAATGTTAGAGAAACAACGTTATTCCCAAGAGATGTATCCAGACTGGAGCCCTAA